In Amycolatopsis sp. EV170708-02-1, the following are encoded in one genomic region:
- a CDS encoding cellulase family glycosylhydrolase produces the protein MRRTLAVVAALIAVVCPPVSAAAAPAGFHVSGGRLYESNGAEFVMRGVNHAHTWYPQRTGALADIKALGANTVRVVLASGQRWAKNDTADVAAVVSSCKQNRLICVLEVHDTTGHGEQSGAATLAQAVDYWLSVRSALAGQEKYVIVNIGNEPYGNSGYQTWASDTSAAVQRLRAAGFGHTLMVDAPNWGQDWTFTMRDNAAAVFESDPDRNTVFSIHMYGVFDTAAEIDDYLGRFRAAGLPIVVGEFGHDHSDGNPDEDTILATTRAQGIGYLGWSWSGNGGGVEYLDMVTGFDPARLTAWGERIFNGADGIKATSREATVYGGTGPDPGGCAVGYRVTGQWQDGFQAEVTVTNRQATAIDGWRIRWTFPAGQRVTNMWHAVPSQTGADVVAADASYNARIPAGGSVTIGFTGSWTGGNPSPSAFVLNATSCAVLGQ, from the coding sequence ATGAGAAGAACGCTGGCCGTCGTGGCCGCGCTGATAGCAGTCGTATGCCCGCCGGTATCCGCCGCCGCGGCTCCGGCCGGGTTCCACGTGTCCGGCGGCAGACTGTACGAGTCGAACGGCGCCGAGTTCGTGATGCGCGGTGTCAACCACGCCCACACCTGGTATCCACAAAGGACCGGAGCTTTGGCGGATATCAAGGCCTTGGGCGCCAACACGGTGCGGGTGGTGCTCGCATCCGGCCAGCGGTGGGCGAAGAACGACACTGCGGACGTCGCCGCCGTGGTGTCGTCGTGCAAACAGAACCGGCTGATCTGCGTCCTGGAAGTGCACGACACCACCGGCCACGGCGAACAGTCCGGCGCGGCGACCCTCGCGCAGGCCGTGGACTATTGGCTTTCGGTGCGGAGCGCGCTCGCCGGGCAAGAGAAGTACGTGATCGTCAACATCGGCAACGAGCCGTACGGCAACAGCGGCTACCAGACCTGGGCGTCGGACACCTCGGCCGCCGTTCAGCGTCTGCGCGCGGCGGGCTTCGGCCACACGCTCATGGTGGACGCCCCGAACTGGGGCCAGGACTGGACGTTCACGATGCGCGACAACGCCGCCGCGGTGTTCGAGTCGGATCCGGACCGCAACACGGTGTTCTCCATCCACATGTACGGCGTCTTCGACACGGCCGCCGAGATCGACGACTACCTCGGCCGCTTCCGCGCCGCGGGCCTGCCGATCGTGGTGGGCGAGTTCGGGCACGACCACTCCGACGGAAACCCCGACGAGGACACCATCCTGGCGACCACGCGGGCGCAAGGCATCGGCTATCTGGGCTGGAGCTGGAGCGGAAACGGCGGCGGCGTCGAGTACCTGGACATGGTGACCGGCTTCGACCCGGCGCGGCTCACCGCCTGGGGCGAACGGATCTTCAACGGCGCCGACGGAATCAAGGCGACCTCCCGCGAGGCGACCGTGTACGGCGGCACCGGCCCCGACCCCGGCGGATGCGCCGTCGGCTACCGCGTGACCGGCCAGTGGCAGGACGGCTTCCAGGCCGAGGTGACGGTGACCAACCGGCAGGCCACCGCGATCGACGGCTGGCGGATCCGGTGGACCTTCCCGGCGGGGCAGCGGGTCACGAACATGTGGCACGCGGTGCCGTCACAAACGGGCGCGGACGTCGTCGCGGCCGACGCTTCGTACAACGCCCGCATCCCGGCGGGCGGCTCGGTCACGATCGGTTTCACCGGTTCGTGGACGGGCGGCAATCCGTCGCCGAGCGCCTTCGTGCTGAACGCGACCAGTTGCGCGGTGCTCGGGCAATGA
- a CDS encoding glycoside hydrolase family 48 protein: MRSRPLARSTRARPVTALAATVALAAAVVTGVAPTATAAAVSCTTTYKISSEWDNGFGATVSIRNEGGDAIPDWNLTWSFADGQRITQLWNGTYTQSGGAVSVRGADWQRGIGPGASVQFGFNAAKTGTANRVPADFKVNGVSCAGPNTAPAVRLTKPENNAAFAVSSPIELAASAADSDGSVSSVEFYAGTTRLGSDTTAPFEYTWTGATAGEYSVTARAIDNLGAATVSAPVAVRVLAAPTVVATPSTVRVKQGGSAGVDVKLATRPTGPVTLDVARTAGSADLTATPATLTFDQTTWNTAKTVTIASSPNGGALATAAFSITGPGLTAATLDVAEIDASASDYRAAFLEQYHKIKDADSGYFRNFDGLLVPYHSVETLLVEAPDHGHQTTSEAFSYYLWLEAAYGQLEGDWAPFNQAWASMEKFIIPAHADQPTNDKYNAADPATYAPEHPRMDRYPAVLDGGVPVGSDPIAGELRQAYGTSDVYGMHWLLDVDNTYGFGRCGDGTTAPAYINTYQRGSSESVWETIPQPSCDTFAHGGPNGYLDLFTKDASYAKQWKYTNAPDADARAVQVAHLANQWATAQGKGAQVADVVKKASKMGDYLRYAMFDKYFKKIGDCVGPGTCPAGSGKNSSHYLMSWYYAWGGATDTSAGWAWRIGDGAAHQGYQNPLAAHALANDPALKPLSATGAKDWAESLDRQLEFLQWLQSADGGIAGGATNSWDGQYATPPAGSPTFYGMYYDHQPVWHDPPSNRWFGFQAWGLERVAALYQLTGDERAKRILDKWVPWAIANTTVGSGGEFRIPSDLDWTGKPDTWNPAAPGSNANLRVRVLNHSQDVGVAASYSKILLNYAARSGNAQARTVGEGLLDAMLAHTDSIGIAVPETRTDYNRFDDEYDSSTGEGVYVPPGWTGKMPSGDPIAAGADFLSIRSFYRDDPQWPKVQSYLDGGAAPTFTYHRFWAQAEIATAFSLHVQLFG; the protein is encoded by the coding sequence GTGAGATCACGACCACTGGCGCGCTCCACCAGAGCACGTCCCGTCACGGCGCTGGCCGCCACCGTCGCCCTCGCGGCCGCGGTCGTCACCGGTGTCGCGCCGACGGCCACGGCGGCCGCGGTTTCCTGTACGACGACGTACAAGATCAGCAGCGAATGGGACAACGGCTTCGGCGCGACGGTCTCGATCCGCAACGAGGGCGGCGACGCCATCCCCGACTGGAACCTGACCTGGAGCTTCGCCGACGGCCAGCGGATCACCCAGCTGTGGAACGGTACGTACACGCAGTCCGGTGGTGCGGTGAGCGTCCGCGGCGCGGACTGGCAGCGCGGCATCGGCCCCGGCGCGTCCGTCCAATTCGGCTTCAACGCGGCGAAGACCGGCACCGCGAACCGGGTGCCTGCCGATTTCAAGGTCAACGGCGTCAGCTGCGCCGGCCCGAACACGGCTCCGGCGGTGCGGCTCACGAAGCCGGAGAACAACGCGGCGTTCGCCGTGTCGTCACCGATCGAGCTGGCGGCGTCGGCCGCCGACAGCGACGGTTCGGTGTCCTCGGTGGAGTTCTACGCGGGCACCACCCGGCTCGGCTCCGATACCACCGCACCGTTCGAGTACACCTGGACCGGCGCGACGGCAGGCGAGTATTCGGTCACCGCGCGGGCCATCGACAACCTCGGCGCGGCAACGGTTTCCGCGCCGGTCGCGGTGCGGGTGCTGGCCGCACCGACGGTGGTCGCCACCCCCTCGACGGTCCGCGTCAAACAGGGCGGCTCGGCGGGAGTGGACGTGAAACTCGCGACCCGGCCGACGGGCCCGGTCACGCTGGACGTGGCACGCACGGCGGGCAGCGCCGACCTCACGGCCACGCCCGCGACGCTCACGTTCGACCAGACCACGTGGAACACGGCGAAAACCGTGACGATCGCTTCTTCGCCCAACGGCGGCGCGCTCGCCACCGCCGCGTTCTCGATCACCGGGCCCGGCCTCACCGCGGCCACCCTCGACGTGGCGGAGATCGACGCCTCCGCCTCGGACTACCGGGCCGCCTTCCTTGAGCAGTACCACAAGATCAAGGACGCGGACAGCGGCTACTTCCGGAATTTCGACGGCCTGCTCGTGCCGTACCACTCGGTGGAGACGCTGCTGGTCGAGGCGCCGGACCACGGGCACCAGACCACTTCCGAGGCGTTCAGCTACTACCTGTGGCTGGAAGCCGCGTACGGACAGCTGGAGGGTGACTGGGCGCCGTTCAACCAGGCGTGGGCGTCGATGGAGAAGTTCATCATCCCCGCGCACGCCGACCAGCCGACCAACGACAAGTACAACGCCGCCGACCCGGCGACCTACGCGCCGGAGCACCCGAGGATGGACCGGTATCCGGCGGTTCTGGACGGCGGCGTCCCCGTCGGGTCCGACCCGATCGCCGGAGAACTGCGCCAGGCCTACGGCACCTCGGACGTCTACGGCATGCACTGGCTGCTGGACGTCGACAACACGTACGGTTTCGGCCGGTGCGGCGACGGCACCACCGCGCCCGCGTACATCAACACCTATCAGCGCGGGTCCAGCGAATCGGTGTGGGAGACCATCCCGCAGCCTTCCTGCGACACGTTCGCGCACGGCGGGCCGAACGGGTACCTCGACCTGTTCACCAAGGACGCGAGCTACGCCAAGCAGTGGAAGTACACCAACGCGCCCGACGCCGACGCGCGCGCCGTCCAGGTGGCGCACCTCGCCAACCAGTGGGCGACCGCGCAGGGCAAGGGCGCCCAGGTGGCCGACGTGGTGAAGAAGGCGTCGAAGATGGGCGACTATCTGCGGTACGCCATGTTCGACAAGTACTTCAAGAAGATCGGCGACTGCGTCGGCCCCGGCACGTGCCCGGCCGGCAGCGGCAAGAACAGCTCGCACTACCTCATGTCGTGGTACTACGCGTGGGGTGGCGCCACCGACACGTCCGCGGGCTGGGCGTGGCGCATCGGTGACGGCGCGGCGCACCAGGGCTACCAGAACCCGCTCGCCGCGCACGCGCTCGCCAACGACCCGGCGCTCAAGCCGCTCTCGGCGACCGGCGCGAAGGACTGGGCGGAAAGCCTGGACCGGCAGCTGGAATTCCTGCAGTGGCTGCAATCCGCCGACGGCGGCATCGCCGGCGGCGCGACGAACAGCTGGGACGGCCAGTACGCCACCCCGCCCGCCGGTTCGCCGACGTTCTACGGGATGTACTACGACCATCAGCCCGTCTGGCACGACCCGCCGTCCAACCGGTGGTTCGGGTTCCAGGCGTGGGGCCTGGAGCGGGTCGCCGCGCTGTACCAGCTGACCGGGGACGAGCGGGCGAAACGCATCCTCGACAAGTGGGTGCCGTGGGCCATCGCGAACACGACGGTCGGCTCCGGCGGGGAATTCCGGATCCCGTCCGACCTGGACTGGACCGGCAAACCCGACACGTGGAACCCGGCCGCGCCGGGGAGCAACGCGAATCTGCGGGTCCGGGTGCTGAACCACAGCCAGGACGTCGGCGTCGCGGCGTCGTACTCGAAGATCCTGCTGAACTACGCCGCCCGGTCCGGGAACGCGCAGGCGCGGACGGTCGGCGAAGGTCTCCTCGACGCGATGCTCGCGCACACCGACTCGATCGGCATCGCGGTCCCGGAAACGCGCACGGACTACAACCGGTTCGACGACGAATACGATTCGTCCACCGGCGAAGGCGTGTACGTGCCGCCAGGCTGGACCGGGAAGATGCCCAGTGGCGATCCCATCGCCGCGGGCGCGGACTTCCTGTCCATCCGGTCGTTCTACCGGGACGACCCGCAGTGGCCGAAGGTGCAGTCCTATCTGGACGGTGGAGCGGCACCGACGTTCACCTACCACCGGTTCTGGGCGCAGGCGGAGATCGCGACCGCGTTCTCGCTGCACGTGCAACTGTTCGGCTGA
- a CDS encoding lytic polysaccharide monooxygenase, with protein sequence MRRRKAMTAILAVVTTMAACLVTATLNAPSASAHGALMKPGSRTFFCWQDGLTPQGNIVGKNSACKAAVAQSGENSLYNWFSVLRSDGAGRTEGFIPDGQLCSGGNPNFAGYDRAGNWPVTHLTAGASFGFSYNAWAAHPGWFFLYVTKDGYDPSRPLRWDDLEEQPFLTVDHPQVSGNVGSVDGQYKWTGSFPAAKSGKHVVYSVWKRSDSTETFYGCSDVVFDGGNGEVTGVGVVDDPPDPGEPPNGACTAKWTTTGSWNGGYQAEVTVTNPGTTTLSGWRVGWTVPAGQTISSVWNGTLTLDGARATVGNAGWNGSLPAGTTRSFGLSANATGSIAAPELTCASP encoded by the coding sequence ATGAGACGCAGAAAGGCAATGACCGCGATACTGGCCGTCGTCACCACGATGGCGGCCTGCCTCGTGACCGCGACACTGAACGCTCCATCGGCGTCGGCACACGGCGCCCTGATGAAACCGGGTAGCAGAACGTTCTTCTGCTGGCAGGACGGATTGACACCGCAGGGCAACATCGTCGGAAAGAACTCGGCGTGCAAGGCGGCCGTCGCACAAAGCGGGGAGAACTCGCTCTACAACTGGTTCTCCGTACTCCGTTCGGACGGCGCGGGCCGCACCGAGGGGTTCATCCCGGACGGGCAGCTCTGCTCGGGCGGGAATCCGAACTTCGCGGGTTACGACCGCGCGGGGAACTGGCCGGTGACCCATTTGACGGCGGGCGCGTCGTTCGGTTTCTCCTACAACGCGTGGGCCGCCCACCCCGGCTGGTTCTTCCTGTACGTGACCAAGGACGGATACGACCCGAGCCGGCCATTGCGCTGGGACGACCTCGAAGAACAGCCCTTCCTCACGGTCGATCACCCGCAGGTGAGCGGCAACGTCGGCAGCGTGGACGGCCAGTACAAATGGACCGGCAGCTTCCCGGCAGCCAAGTCGGGCAAGCATGTCGTCTACTCGGTCTGGAAGCGATCCGACAGCACCGAGACGTTCTACGGCTGCTCCGACGTCGTGTTCGACGGCGGCAACGGCGAGGTCACCGGGGTCGGCGTCGTCGACGATCCCCCCGATCCCGGAGAACCGCCCAACGGCGCGTGCACGGCGAAATGGACGACGACCGGCAGCTGGAACGGCGGCTATCAGGCGGAAGTGACCGTCACCAACCCGGGCACGACGACGCTGTCCGGCTGGCGGGTCGGCTGGACCGTTCCGGCGGGGCAGACGATCAGCAGCGTCTGGAACGGCACCCTCACCCTGGACGGCGCGCGGGCCACCGTGGGCAACGCGGGCTGGAACGGGTCATTACCGGCGGGCACCACCCGCTCGTTCGGGTTGAGCGCCAACGCGACGGGGAGTATCGCCGCGCCGGAGCTGACCTGCGCGAGCCCGTAG
- a CDS encoding glycoside hydrolase family 9 protein yields MVIDKWRVLLPAVLIAAVVVPGASSSAAEGAAEYERIVNGDFSAGGADPWWTGANTRGSVTDGEYCVDVTGGTANGYDALSGQNGVPYEAGQSYTLKFDARATVAQPLSAVAGEAVDPYRQIARTDVTVTPVKQTFTLRFVSTLDFPAAGNGQFAFWFGGHSFGNTVCVDNVSLVGGVLPPPGVEPAGPLRVNQVGYVPGLPKQATLATGSATPMTWTLRDGAGASVATGQTTPKGHDAASDENVHTIDFSSYDRQGSGYTLSVGGDVSRPFDISPTVMNRLRSDSLAFFYHQRSGTPIEARYVGEEYARPAGHVNVAPNRGDDDVPCRADLECGYTLDVRGGWYDAGDHGKYVVNGGIAAWQLQNAYERAALFGDKAALGDGTLAVPERSNGVPDVLDEARWELEFLLSMQVPDGRPLSGMAHHKIHDEQWTGLPTLPHQDAQPRRLSAPSTAATLNLAAVAAQASRLWAPYDAAFAARALSAGEKAYAAAKAHPGMIADPDDGVGGGSYSDPTVTDEFYWAAAELYVTTGRYRADVTDSPLFGGKSFNARGFDWGATGALGDVSLVLAPREVSTEDIRSAIVTTADAHLATMASAGHPAPYRTGDGGYEWGSNGLVANNGMLLGLAHDLTRAVKYRNGAFAAMDYLLGRNPVDFSYVSGWGDRPVRNVHHRHWANQKDPSLPTAPPGALSGGPNSALQDPVAQRLLPGCAPQRCWADHIEAYSLNEVTVNWNSAFAWLSNWVAEHSAATTAAGCQVTYTASTWQTGLSAALTVKNTGTTAWDGWALTFAFGGDERITHGWSAAWSQTGAAVRAGNASWNAVVAPGASVSIGFNADNTGTHRSPSEFSVDGERCAPA; encoded by the coding sequence GTGGTGATCGACAAGTGGCGTGTACTGCTTCCCGCTGTGCTCATCGCGGCCGTCGTCGTTCCGGGGGCGTCTTCCTCGGCGGCGGAGGGGGCGGCCGAGTACGAGCGGATCGTGAACGGCGACTTCTCGGCGGGTGGCGCCGACCCTTGGTGGACCGGGGCGAACACCCGAGGCTCGGTGACGGACGGGGAGTATTGCGTCGACGTCACCGGCGGCACGGCCAACGGGTACGACGCCTTGTCCGGCCAGAACGGCGTGCCGTACGAGGCGGGCCAGTCCTACACGCTGAAATTCGACGCGCGGGCGACCGTCGCGCAACCGCTTTCCGCGGTCGCGGGAGAAGCCGTCGATCCGTACCGGCAGATCGCGCGGACCGACGTGACCGTCACGCCCGTCAAGCAGACCTTCACGCTTAGATTTGTGTCCACATTGGACTTTCCGGCTGCGGGCAACGGCCAGTTCGCGTTCTGGTTCGGCGGTCATTCGTTCGGCAACACCGTCTGCGTCGACAACGTTTCGCTCGTCGGTGGCGTGCTGCCGCCACCGGGCGTGGAACCCGCCGGGCCGCTGCGGGTGAACCAGGTCGGTTACGTGCCCGGCCTGCCCAAGCAGGCGACCCTCGCGACCGGCTCGGCCACCCCGATGACCTGGACGCTGCGGGACGGCGCGGGGGCGTCCGTCGCCACCGGCCAGACCACTCCGAAGGGCCACGACGCGGCGTCGGACGAGAACGTCCACACCATCGACTTCTCGTCCTATGACCGGCAAGGCAGCGGCTACACGCTGAGCGTCGGCGGCGACGTGAGCCGCCCGTTCGACATCTCCCCGACGGTCATGAACCGGCTGCGGTCCGACTCGCTCGCGTTCTTCTACCACCAGCGCAGCGGCACACCGATCGAAGCGCGCTACGTGGGGGAGGAATACGCGCGGCCCGCCGGACATGTGAACGTGGCGCCGAACCGGGGCGACGACGACGTACCCTGCCGGGCGGACCTCGAGTGCGGATACACCCTCGACGTGCGCGGCGGCTGGTACGACGCCGGCGACCACGGCAAGTACGTGGTGAACGGCGGCATCGCCGCGTGGCAGTTGCAGAACGCCTACGAGCGGGCGGCGCTGTTCGGCGACAAGGCGGCGCTCGGCGACGGCACCCTCGCCGTTCCCGAGCGGTCGAACGGCGTTCCGGACGTGCTCGACGAGGCGCGGTGGGAACTCGAATTCCTGCTGAGCATGCAGGTTCCCGACGGACGGCCGCTGTCCGGGATGGCCCACCACAAGATCCACGACGAGCAGTGGACCGGCCTGCCCACCTTGCCGCATCAGGACGCGCAGCCGCGCAGGCTGTCCGCGCCGAGCACCGCGGCGACCCTGAACCTCGCGGCGGTGGCGGCACAGGCGTCGCGACTGTGGGCTCCCTACGACGCCGCGTTCGCGGCCCGCGCGCTGTCCGCCGGCGAGAAGGCCTACGCGGCGGCGAAGGCGCACCCCGGCATGATCGCCGACCCGGACGACGGCGTCGGCGGTGGCTCGTACAGCGATCCCACGGTGACCGACGAGTTCTACTGGGCGGCCGCCGAACTGTACGTGACCACCGGGCGGTATCGCGCGGACGTGACGGATTCCCCGCTGTTCGGCGGAAAGAGCTTCAACGCGCGCGGCTTCGACTGGGGTGCCACGGGCGCGCTCGGTGACGTCTCCCTGGTGCTGGCACCGCGCGAGGTGTCCACAGAGGACATCAGGTCCGCGATCGTCACGACCGCGGACGCGCACCTCGCGACCATGGCGTCCGCCGGGCACCCGGCGCCGTACCGGACCGGCGACGGCGGGTACGAGTGGGGATCGAACGGCTTGGTCGCCAACAACGGCATGCTGCTGGGCCTCGCCCACGACCTGACCCGCGCGGTGAAGTACCGGAACGGCGCCTTCGCCGCGATGGACTACCTGCTGGGCCGTAACCCGGTCGACTTCTCCTATGTCTCCGGTTGGGGCGACCGGCCGGTGCGCAACGTGCACCACCGGCACTGGGCGAACCAGAAGGACCCGTCGCTGCCGACCGCGCCGCCCGGTGCGCTGTCCGGCGGGCCCAACAGCGCGTTGCAGGACCCGGTCGCGCAGCGGCTGCTGCCCGGCTGCGCGCCTCAGCGGTGCTGGGCCGACCACATCGAGGCGTACTCGCTCAATGAGGTGACGGTGAACTGGAACTCGGCGTTCGCGTGGCTGTCGAACTGGGTGGCGGAACACTCGGCCGCGACGACGGCGGCGGGCTGCCAGGTGACGTACACGGCGTCGACCTGGCAGACCGGGCTGTCCGCGGCGCTCACCGTGAAGAACACCGGCACGACCGCGTGGGACGGCTGGGCGTTGACCTTCGCCTTCGGTGGTGACGAGCGGATCACGCACGGCTGGAGCGCCGCGTGGAGCCAGACGGGCGCGGCGGTCCGGGCAGGCAACGCGTCGTGGAACGCCGTGGTCGCGCCCGGCGCGTCGGTGTCCATCGGCTTCAACGCGGACAACACCGGTACCCATCGCTCGCCGTCGGAGTTCAGCGTCGACGGCGAACGGTGCGCTCCCGCCTGA
- a CDS encoding glycoside hydrolase family 6 protein: MALKTWTAVIAALAVVPSTAGTAQAAPAGFYVDPQTNAARWVAANPGDGRAAVIRDRIATVAQARWFTTTNTGTVRGQVDAFVGAAAAANQIPIMVVYNIPNRDCGGASSGGAPSHAAYRAWVDEVAAGLGGRPASIVLEPDVLPLMTNCQNAGQQAETSASMAYAGKRLKAGSAAAKVYFDIGHSAWLSPGEAAARLRAAQISAAADGISTNVSNYRRTADEVAFAGAVLAGIGDGRLRAVVDTSRNGNGPAGGEWCDPPGRRIGTASTTNTGDGRIDAFLWVKPPGEADGCIASAGQFVPQRAYELATS; encoded by the coding sequence ATGGCGCTCAAGACATGGACCGCGGTGATCGCCGCGCTCGCGGTGGTCCCTTCGACCGCGGGGACGGCGCAGGCCGCGCCGGCCGGGTTCTACGTCGACCCGCAGACCAACGCCGCCCGCTGGGTCGCCGCGAATCCGGGCGACGGCCGGGCCGCGGTGATCCGCGACCGGATCGCGACGGTGGCGCAGGCGCGCTGGTTCACCACGACGAACACCGGCACGGTGCGAGGGCAGGTCGACGCCTTCGTCGGCGCCGCGGCCGCCGCGAACCAGATCCCGATCATGGTGGTCTACAACATCCCGAACCGCGACTGCGGTGGCGCCAGCTCCGGCGGCGCGCCGTCGCACGCCGCTTACCGCGCCTGGGTGGACGAGGTGGCGGCCGGTCTCGGCGGGCGGCCGGCGTCCATCGTGCTCGAACCGGACGTCCTGCCCCTGATGACCAATTGCCAGAACGCCGGGCAGCAGGCCGAGACCAGTGCGTCCATGGCGTACGCGGGCAAGCGGCTGAAGGCCGGGTCGGCGGCGGCCAAGGTGTACTTCGACATCGGGCATTCCGCGTGGCTGTCGCCGGGTGAAGCCGCCGCGCGGCTGCGGGCGGCCCAGATCTCCGCCGCCGCGGACGGCATCTCCACCAACGTTTCCAACTACCGGAGGACCGCGGACGAAGTGGCCTTCGCGGGAGCGGTGCTCGCCGGGATCGGAGACGGCAGGCTGCGCGCGGTCGTGGACACGAGCCGCAACGGCAACGGACCCGCGGGTGGCGAGTGGTGCGATCCGCCGGGCCGCCGGATCGGGACGGCCAGCACCACGAACACCGGGGACGGGCGGATCGACGCGTTCCTGTGGGTGAAGCCGCCCGGCGAGGCCGACGGCTGTATCGCGTCGGCAGGCCAGTTCGTCCCGCAACGCGCCTACGAACTCGCGACTTCCTGA
- a CDS encoding metalloregulator ArsR/SmtB family transcription factor translates to MDEVFKALADPSRRRLLDDLNARNGQTLRELCAGLDMARQSVSKHLGVLEAANLVTTVRRGREKLHYVNAEPINAIAERWIDRYHQGRVDALADLKKALEQEPMSTDEFVYTSYIRTTPERLWRALTDPVFTKQYWGCEFTSDWKPGSTMAWEQLGVKLEDPEQVILEADPYRRLSYTWHTFTPEFAKSVGLDDDVSAKLQAESRSKVTFDLEPVGDTVKLTVVHDGFDPGSTALEMVKGGWPSILSSLKTLLETGEPLPEPA, encoded by the coding sequence ATGGACGAGGTCTTCAAGGCATTGGCGGACCCCAGCCGTCGCCGGTTGCTCGACGACCTGAACGCCCGCAACGGGCAGACCCTGCGTGAGCTGTGTGCGGGGCTGGACATGGCGCGGCAGTCGGTCAGCAAGCATCTGGGCGTCCTGGAGGCGGCCAATCTGGTGACCACGGTGCGCCGTGGCCGCGAGAAGTTGCACTACGTGAACGCGGAGCCGATCAACGCGATCGCCGAGCGCTGGATCGACCGCTACCACCAGGGCCGCGTCGACGCGCTCGCCGACCTCAAGAAGGCATTGGAGCAGGAACCCATGAGCACCGACGAATTCGTGTACACCAGCTACATCAGGACGACACCGGAGCGGCTTTGGCGGGCGCTCACCGATCCGGTCTTCACCAAGCAGTACTGGGGATGTGAGTTCACTTCGGACTGGAAGCCCGGGTCCACGATGGCCTGGGAGCAGCTCGGCGTGAAGCTGGAGGACCCCGAGCAGGTCATCCTGGAGGCCGACCCGTACCGGCGGCTGTCCTACACCTGGCACACCTTCACGCCGGAGTTCGCCAAGTCGGTCGGCCTCGACGACGACGTTTCGGCGAAGCTCCAGGCGGAATCGCGGTCGAAGGTCACCTTCGATCTCGAACCCGTCGGCGACACGGTGAAACTGACCGTGGTGCACGACGGTTTCGACCCGGGCAGCACCGCGTTGGAGATGGTCAAGGGCGGCTGGCCGTCGATCCTGTCGAGCCTCAAGACGCTGCTCGAGACCGGTGAGCCGCTGCCCGAACCCGCGTAA
- a CDS encoding NAD-dependent protein deacetylase of SIR2 family encodes MSRCPNPRNPVDVAGVIGHDAQRAPGDRLRRVRVRGRETDRRGDRRVRARGVRLSLEEAAACLAELRRRIRSPAVEYKANHLLRTKHRRVLEWFLGPLGPVHGRAHVYLVDKKRLLANELRALAGPGIRPDDELLAAFNDVLRTRNRRDPAAGSFFAMAGDTAELRAKVAEARDAKALDPLVPAILRAIEYWSAGGEPVFLVHDEQPSLKGDRLARIESSPGLAGVKFVDSRTDPRVQVADFLVGVARRIAEDALNGNGDEILTGLLAPYVDSASLWD; translated from the coding sequence GTGAGCCGCTGCCCGAACCCGCGTAACCCGGTCGACGTCGCCGGGGTGATCGGGCACGATGCGCAGCGTGCCCCTGGAGATCGCCTGCGACGAGTCCGGGTCCGAGGGCGGGAAACTGATCGGCGGGGAGACCGACGTGTTCGCGCACGCGGGGTCAGGCTGAGCCTCGAAGAGGCCGCCGCCTGCCTGGCCGAACTGCGGCGAAGGATCCGTTCGCCGGCGGTCGAGTACAAGGCGAACCATCTGCTCCGCACGAAGCACCGGCGGGTCCTCGAATGGTTCCTCGGGCCGCTCGGCCCGGTCCACGGACGGGCGCACGTGTACCTCGTGGACAAGAAACGGCTGCTGGCGAACGAGCTCCGCGCGCTCGCCGGCCCGGGGATCCGGCCGGACGACGAACTCCTCGCCGCGTTCAACGACGTGCTGCGGACCAGGAATCGCCGGGATCCGGCGGCGGGGTCGTTCTTCGCGATGGCCGGGGACACCGCGGAATTGAGGGCGAAGGTCGCCGAGGCACGCGACGCCAAGGCCCTCGATCCGCTGGTGCCCGCGATCCTCCGTGCCATCGAGTACTGGAGCGCGGGCGGGGAGCCGGTCTTCCTCGTCCACGACGAGCAACCGTCGCTCAAAGGCGACCGGCTTGCCCGGATCGAGTCGAGCCCGGGATTGGCCGGGGTGAAGTTCGTGGATTCACGGACCGATCCGCGGGTGCAGGTCGCCGATTTCCTGGTCGGTGTCGCCCGCCGGATAGCCGAGGACGCCTTGAACGGGAACGGTGACGAGATATTGACCGGATTGCTCGCGCCCTATGTCGATTCCGCGTCCCTCTGGGACTGA